From one Microlunatus sp. Gsoil 973 genomic stretch:
- a CDS encoding NAD-dependent malic enzyme — protein MSTAPSVSNSITVRLEVPAGGSSVSALTTAVEQAGGSITALDVTASGHQRLQIDVTVAARDTTHADELVTVMQAVTGVVIGKVSDRVFLAHIGGKITMDGKRPIRNRDDLSLVYTPGVARVSTALAANPDDARRLTIKRNSVAVISDGSAVLGLGNVGPYAALPVMEGKAALFKRFGGIDAWPLCLDTQDTEEIICVVRSVAPGFAGINLEDIAAPRCFEIEARLREELDIPVFHDDQHGTAIVVLAALINALRVVDKQIDDVRIVMSGAGAAGTAIIKLLLAAGAQDLVVTDIDGVVHASREGIVGELRWIAEHTNLVGLDGTIHEAIVGADVFIGVSAPNVITGDDVAKMADRSIVFALANPDPEVDPAEALRYATVVATGRSDYPNQINNVLAFPGVFRGLLDAQSKEVTTPMLVAAAHALAGVVKDEELNAAYITPSVFHADVHTAVAAAVRTAAGGPFEPPGASEIDDERVVAASL, from the coding sequence ATGAGCACCGCTCCGTCCGTATCGAATTCGATCACGGTCCGCCTCGAGGTGCCCGCGGGGGGATCTTCGGTGTCGGCACTGACCACCGCTGTCGAGCAGGCCGGCGGCAGCATCACCGCGCTCGACGTGACAGCGTCGGGGCATCAGCGGCTACAGATCGACGTAACGGTGGCGGCCAGGGACACGACGCATGCCGACGAACTGGTCACTGTGATGCAGGCAGTCACCGGGGTGGTGATCGGCAAGGTCTCCGACCGGGTGTTTCTTGCCCACATCGGCGGCAAGATCACGATGGACGGCAAGCGGCCGATCCGCAACCGCGATGATCTCTCGCTGGTCTACACGCCTGGTGTCGCGCGGGTTTCGACTGCGCTGGCAGCGAATCCGGACGATGCGCGGCGGTTGACGATCAAGCGGAACAGCGTTGCTGTGATCTCCGATGGGTCAGCGGTCCTCGGCCTCGGCAACGTCGGTCCCTATGCCGCCCTGCCGGTGATGGAGGGCAAGGCAGCGCTCTTCAAACGGTTCGGTGGGATCGACGCCTGGCCGCTGTGCCTGGACACGCAGGACACCGAGGAGATCATCTGCGTCGTGCGATCTGTCGCCCCGGGCTTCGCAGGCATCAACCTGGAGGACATCGCTGCACCGCGCTGCTTCGAGATCGAAGCCAGACTGCGCGAGGAACTCGACATCCCGGTGTTCCACGACGATCAACACGGGACGGCGATCGTCGTCCTGGCCGCACTGATCAACGCCCTACGGGTCGTCGACAAGCAGATCGACGACGTACGGATCGTGATGTCGGGTGCGGGGGCGGCGGGAACGGCGATCATCAAGCTTCTGCTCGCCGCGGGCGCACAAGACCTTGTTGTGACCGACATCGACGGGGTCGTGCATGCGAGCCGCGAGGGAATCGTGGGTGAGCTGCGGTGGATCGCGGAGCACACGAATCTGGTCGGCCTGGATGGCACCATCCACGAAGCGATCGTCGGCGCGGACGTCTTCATCGGCGTCTCGGCGCCGAATGTGATCACGGGTGATGATGTTGCCAAGATGGCCGATCGGTCGATCGTGTTCGCTCTGGCGAATCCTGATCCGGAGGTGGATCCGGCGGAGGCGCTCCGGTATGCGACTGTGGTGGCGACGGGGCGGTCGGACTATCCGAACCAGATCAACAACGTGCTCGCCTTCCCCGGCGTGTTCCGGGGCCTCCTGGATGCCCAGTCCAAGGAGGTCACCACGCCGATGCTGGTGGCTGCCGCCCACGCCTTGGCCGGTGTGGTCAAGGACGAGGAGTTGAACGCCGCGTACATCACACCGAGTGTGTTCCACGCCGACGTGCACACGGCGGTGGCCGCTGCGGTCAGAACGGCCGCTGGCGGCCCGTTCGAACCTCCCGGAGCCTCTGAGATCGACGATGAACGCGTCGTTGCTGCTTCGTTGTGA
- a CDS encoding diguanylate cyclase yields MTPAKVLIADDSLTIRAVVRADLENEGYQISEAHDGVTTVRQCEEDPPDVVLLDVEMPGLDGYQVLAKLKGTPGLKDIPIVFLTSRSDMDDVVAALRGGAHDYLKKPFQTPELLARVASALHVKRLQDELRLRNVELDRQSRTDPLTGLYNRRHLDEQLVRVHSDAVRHDERLSLLLLDVDHFKRINDTFGHPSGDEVLRTLATRLRGQLRAGDIAGRWGGEEFLIILPRTDHDEGCSLAERVRSVCSADPIVADGREITVTVSGGLVTGPGDSATAVVQLADDCLYEAKMSGRDKIASRVS; encoded by the coding sequence GTGACCCCCGCCAAGGTCCTCATCGCCGATGACTCGCTCACCATCCGCGCCGTTGTCCGCGCTGACCTGGAGAATGAGGGTTACCAGATCTCTGAAGCACACGACGGTGTGACCACAGTGCGACAGTGCGAGGAGGACCCGCCCGACGTCGTGCTGCTCGACGTCGAGATGCCTGGTCTGGACGGCTATCAGGTCCTCGCGAAGCTCAAGGGAACTCCGGGACTGAAGGACATCCCCATCGTGTTCCTCACCAGCCGCAGCGATATGGACGACGTCGTCGCCGCACTCCGCGGCGGGGCCCACGACTACCTCAAGAAGCCGTTCCAAACCCCCGAGCTGCTCGCCCGGGTCGCATCGGCCCTCCACGTGAAACGACTCCAGGACGAACTCCGGCTCCGCAATGTCGAGCTCGATCGGCAAAGCCGGACCGACCCGCTGACCGGCCTGTACAACCGCCGGCATCTCGATGAGCAGTTGGTGCGAGTGCACAGCGATGCGGTCCGCCACGACGAAAGACTCTCCCTGTTGCTTCTCGACGTCGACCACTTCAAACGGATCAACGACACGTTCGGCCATCCGTCGGGGGACGAGGTCCTGCGTACCCTCGCGACCCGGCTCCGTGGCCAGCTGCGCGCTGGAGACATCGCCGGACGATGGGGAGGCGAAGAGTTCCTCATCATTCTTCCCCGGACCGACCACGACGAAGGTTGTTCGCTCGCCGAGCGCGTCCGCTCGGTCTGCTCGGCCGACCCGATAGTCGCTGACGGCCGAGAGATCACCGTGACCGTAAGCGGCGGCCTGGTTACCGGCCCCGGCGACTCAGCCACCGCCGTGGTCCAGCTCGCCGACGATTGCCTCTATGAGGCCAAGATGTCGGGCCGCGACAAGATCGCGTCTCGGGTCTCGTGA
- a CDS encoding helix-turn-helix transcriptional regulator produces the protein MTNASTEELQLADMAGADGAVCAACATGQELSTDQAEGLAGLLKALADPIRLRLYSRIAGSGGEVCVCDIQDVGVSQPTVSHHLRKLREAGLIDCERRGTWVYYWAVAGRLDLLEQLPRR, from the coding sequence GTGACCAACGCCTCCACCGAAGAGCTGCAGCTGGCCGACATGGCTGGTGCCGATGGTGCGGTGTGCGCAGCGTGCGCCACCGGTCAGGAGCTGTCGACGGATCAGGCCGAGGGTCTGGCCGGTTTGTTGAAGGCGTTGGCAGATCCGATCCGGCTGCGTCTGTACTCGCGCATCGCCGGGTCGGGCGGTGAGGTGTGCGTGTGCGACATCCAGGACGTGGGTGTCTCCCAGCCGACCGTGTCGCACCACCTGCGCAAGCTTCGCGAAGCGGGGTTGATCGACTGCGAACGTCGTGGCACCTGGGTCTACTACTGGGCCGTTGCGGGTCGACTCGACCTGCTCGAGCAACTTCCGCGCCGGTAA
- a CDS encoding NAD(P)-binding domain-containing protein: protein MLWVVRRGSVGGSYGGGEADELPARGALGIRVREAVQAGKIQVVTGFRTVGVDRDHRTERVGLIGSDGSRVDGLDEIVGVTGFRPDMTFLSEVRLELDNRLQAPVKLAPEIDPNYHSCGSVQPHGHRVLAQPEPGLYLAGMKSYGRAPSFLAMTGYEQVRSIAAALSGDLAAADDVRLVLPDSGVCGGAGLFDDDASAGGCCGDAPATQAVEDVPAPDCCGGAPAKPEFVELTGLVTTGATGGRATD, encoded by the coding sequence GTGCTGTGGGTGGTGCGCCGCGGTTCGGTCGGTGGCTCGTACGGTGGCGGCGAGGCGGACGAGCTGCCCGCTCGGGGAGCCCTGGGCATCCGAGTCCGGGAAGCAGTCCAAGCCGGCAAGATCCAGGTCGTCACCGGTTTCCGCACCGTCGGCGTCGATCGCGACCACCGCACCGAGCGGGTCGGCTTGATCGGTTCGGACGGTAGCCGCGTCGACGGTCTGGACGAGATCGTCGGCGTGACCGGATTCCGGCCGGACATGACGTTCCTGTCCGAGGTTCGGTTGGAGTTGGACAACCGTCTCCAGGCGCCGGTCAAGCTGGCGCCGGAGATCGATCCGAACTATCACTCCTGCGGCTCGGTCCAACCGCACGGCCATCGGGTCCTCGCCCAACCCGAGCCGGGCCTGTACCTCGCCGGGATGAAGTCCTATGGCCGAGCGCCGTCGTTCCTGGCGATGACCGGTTATGAACAGGTCCGCTCGATCGCCGCCGCACTGTCCGGTGACCTGGCAGCCGCTGACGATGTCCGCTTGGTGCTGCCGGACAGCGGTGTCTGCGGCGGCGCCGGTCTTTTCGACGACGACGCCTCGGCGGGTGGTTGCTGCGGTGACGCACCCGCGACCCAGGCGGTCGAGGACGTGCCGGCCCCGGACTGCTGCGGAGGAGCCCCAGCGAAGCCGGAGTTCGTCGAGTTGACCGGGCTGGTCACCACCGGTGCCACCGGCGGCCGGGCGACCGACTGA
- a CDS encoding protein-glutamate O-methyltransferase CheR: protein MTPASLENVVAVVAELLHDRIGLRPDQNLRGRLRRAIIEEAARHRDAPTAYADRLLADRAALQGLLNVVTVQETSFFRHPEQFEILAKDVLPTLAPPVRMWSAGCANGQEAYSLAMVLEEQQISGEVIATDLSTTALRRTAAGRYTKRELSGLSPERLSRHFNQYGDTWHVDEPIRNRVRTLHHNLIDPLPAETRSCHVVFCRNVLIYLSPEQARRFLDRLVDALPASLTLFVGTSETIWQVSDRFEAVQRAGSFLYRPSDRSVTVTPTPATPTPATPTPATPTPATPRPHPRRSRPGHGSSRNEPRPGAFPGLHQPRPTGRRRRPPARHPTARRT, encoded by the coding sequence GTGACCCCAGCCAGCCTTGAGAACGTCGTCGCTGTCGTGGCCGAACTGCTCCACGACCGGATCGGGCTGCGGCCGGACCAGAACCTGCGAGGTCGGCTGCGCCGCGCGATCATCGAGGAGGCCGCGCGACACCGTGATGCGCCCACGGCCTACGCCGACCGGCTGCTCGCCGACCGGGCAGCTCTCCAAGGTCTGCTGAACGTCGTGACCGTCCAGGAAACGAGCTTCTTCCGTCACCCGGAACAGTTCGAGATCCTGGCCAAGGATGTATTACCAACGCTCGCGCCGCCGGTGCGGATGTGGAGCGCGGGCTGCGCCAACGGCCAAGAGGCCTACAGCCTGGCGATGGTTCTGGAGGAGCAACAGATCTCCGGCGAGGTCATCGCCACCGACCTGTCGACCACAGCCCTTCGGCGCACTGCCGCCGGCCGGTACACCAAGCGTGAACTCTCAGGCCTCAGTCCCGAGCGGCTGAGCCGACATTTCAACCAGTACGGCGACACCTGGCACGTCGACGAGCCGATCCGTAACCGCGTCCGGACGCTGCACCATAACCTCATCGACCCGCTGCCCGCAGAAACACGGTCCTGTCACGTCGTCTTCTGCCGTAACGTTCTCATCTACCTGTCGCCCGAACAGGCAAGACGGTTCCTCGACCGCCTCGTTGATGCGCTGCCCGCGTCGCTGACCCTCTTCGTCGGCACATCGGAGACCATTTGGCAGGTCTCTGATCGCTTCGAGGCAGTCCAACGGGCCGGCAGTTTCTTGTACCGACCGAGCGACCGGTCGGTTACCGTCACCCCGACGCCCGCCACACCGACGCCCGCCACACCGACGCCCGCCACACCGACGCCCGCCACACCGCGTCCTCACCCGAGGCGCAGCCGACCGGGCCACGGCTCATCTCGCAACGAGCCGAGGCCGGGAGCCTTCCCCGGCCTACACCAGCCGCGGCCGACCGGCCGTCGTCGGCGGCCGCCGGCGAGGCATCCGACCGCGAGACGGACCTGA
- a CDS encoding chemotaxis protein CheW, translated as METMVRFESGGTEYCVPVRSTRSVRTAAGMIPLPEPAAGVAGLIPGDPPLTVISPLGARGRHILVMDAGDKAFGLLVDSVTGICRIAEEEIRPAPEGQGRWLVSGSFDDDGRLILVADPIELGARL; from the coding sequence ATGGAGACGATGGTCAGATTCGAGTCGGGCGGCACCGAATACTGTGTCCCGGTGCGTTCGACCAGATCGGTCCGTACGGCCGCCGGCATGATCCCGCTGCCGGAGCCGGCGGCCGGCGTGGCGGGTCTCATCCCGGGAGATCCTCCGCTGACCGTCATCTCTCCACTGGGAGCCCGCGGCCGACACATTCTCGTGATGGACGCGGGCGACAAGGCGTTCGGCCTCTTGGTCGACTCCGTTACCGGGATCTGCCGGATCGCCGAGGAGGAGATCCGCCCTGCGCCCGAGGGACAGGGCCGGTGGTTGGTGTCCGGAAGCTTCGATGATGACGGCCGCCTGATTCTGGTCGCCGACCCGATCGAACTGGGAGCACGCCTGTGA
- a CDS encoding putative quinol monooxygenase, with the protein MPITAILDVHFAADHSVDGPAMFIQMLKDTRNFAGCMHVDLLADIADPEHYVAYELWESNEHDLAYRAWRRGEGATNLRDYLDRDLVLTKFETVVES; encoded by the coding sequence ATGCCGATCACCGCCATACTCGACGTGCACTTCGCTGCCGACCACTCGGTCGACGGCCCGGCGATGTTCATCCAGATGCTCAAGGACACGCGGAACTTCGCGGGTTGCATGCATGTCGACCTACTCGCAGACATCGCCGACCCGGAGCATTACGTCGCCTATGAACTCTGGGAGTCCAACGAGCACGATCTCGCCTACCGCGCGTGGCGGCGGGGCGAAGGGGCGACCAATCTCCGTGACTACCTGGACCGTGATCTTGTACTCACGAAGTTCGAGACCGTCGTGGAGTCATAG
- a CDS encoding heterodisulfide reductase-related iron-sulfur binding cluster: MSRPSDVFVSESILDRPRAVFDDHHPPQEELISDCVHCGFCLSSCPTYQLWGNEVDSPRGRIYLMKAGNEGTVELDDAFVQSFDNCLGCLACTTACPSGVQYDKLITEVRPQIERNYRRGFGDRIWRAMIFALFPHPERLRVAAIAGAVYQRTLRPVLARGGLLARLPKKLQAMEALLPPVRVGDITARLPERSSAIGQPRRRVGIVTGCAQQVFFHDVNEATVRVLVADGCDVFAPAAQGCCGALSEHVGREEVALDQARKLIDAFEPLGLDAIVTNVAGCGANIKQYGHLLRDDPAYAERASVFSAKCRDISELVDELGPVADRHPIKATVAYHDACHLAHGQQIRTQPRAALGTIPGLTVRDIPESEICCGSAGTYNLTNPEPAEKLGRRKVANIITTEPDLIATGNAGCLLQVRRYLAERDDAVPLYHPIQLIDFSIRGVQPPMDPPKKGAGQ; this comes from the coding sequence ATGAGCCGACCGTCCGATGTGTTCGTCAGCGAATCGATCCTCGACCGGCCGCGTGCCGTCTTCGATGATCATCACCCGCCACAGGAGGAGTTGATCTCCGATTGCGTGCATTGCGGATTCTGCCTGTCCTCCTGTCCTACCTACCAGCTGTGGGGCAACGAGGTCGACTCCCCGCGGGGGCGGATCTACCTGATGAAGGCCGGGAACGAGGGTACGGTCGAGCTCGACGACGCGTTCGTCCAGTCGTTCGACAACTGTCTGGGCTGTCTGGCCTGCACGACTGCCTGTCCCAGCGGTGTGCAGTATGACAAGTTGATCACTGAGGTCCGGCCGCAGATCGAGCGCAACTACCGCCGCGGGTTCGGTGACCGGATCTGGCGGGCGATGATCTTCGCCCTGTTCCCGCATCCCGAACGTCTTCGGGTGGCCGCCATCGCCGGGGCGGTGTATCAGCGCACACTGCGCCCGGTCCTTGCCCGAGGTGGGCTGCTGGCCCGGCTGCCGAAGAAGTTGCAGGCGATGGAGGCGCTCCTGCCTCCGGTGCGGGTCGGGGACATCACGGCCCGTCTGCCCGAGCGCTCTTCCGCGATCGGTCAACCCCGGCGACGCGTGGGGATCGTCACCGGATGCGCACAGCAGGTCTTCTTCCACGACGTGAACGAGGCGACGGTCCGTGTCCTGGTCGCCGACGGCTGTGACGTCTTCGCACCCGCCGCGCAGGGATGCTGCGGCGCCTTGTCGGAGCACGTCGGACGCGAGGAGGTGGCGTTGGACCAGGCCAGGAAGCTGATCGACGCCTTCGAGCCGCTCGGCCTGGATGCCATCGTCACCAACGTCGCCGGCTGCGGGGCCAATATCAAGCAGTACGGCCACCTGCTTCGTGACGACCCGGCCTACGCCGAGCGAGCCTCCGTCTTCTCGGCCAAGTGTCGCGACATCTCCGAACTGGTGGACGAACTCGGCCCGGTCGCCGACCGGCACCCGATCAAGGCTACGGTCGCCTACCACGACGCCTGCCACCTGGCGCACGGGCAGCAGATCCGGACCCAGCCGAGGGCGGCGCTGGGAACGATCCCGGGACTGACGGTACGCGACATTCCGGAGTCGGAGATCTGCTGCGGATCGGCCGGAACGTACAACTTGACCAACCCCGAGCCGGCCGAGAAGCTCGGCCGTCGGAAGGTCGCCAACATCATCACGACCGAACCCGACCTGATCGCGACCGGCAACGCCGGCTGCCTGCTGCAGGTGCGCCGCTACCTGGCCGAGCGGGATGATGCCGTTCCGCTCTACCACCCGATCCAGCTCATCGATTTCTCCATCCGGGGTGTGCAACCGCCGATGGACCCGCCGAAGAAGGGTGCTGGGCAATGA
- a CDS encoding chemotaxis protein CheB, with protein MSRTGDGQLRALLVEDLSTQRVRLVSALQADGDIAVDCLSTSDDAVERVEATRPDVVILDLSSTDGHPTHTIEQIMAHIPTPILVLSTRIHDRQSPSAVDALVAGALDALPRPDQWSAELGVELRRAVRQLSKVPVIRHPRGNRGSAPRRPGVRTPAEQPVIAVAASTGGPSALATLLPGLAGLNAPVLVVQHLHPDFTRGLVEWMSRVSALPVRTAVHQELARPGQVYFAPGGRHLRYAPSGRLQLSESPKTAHTPSADELFVSIAESAGRSAIGVLLTGMGEDGALGLLEIRRRGGRTLAQDEASSTVFGMPRAAARLGAVSELLPIEKMADAIQRAVRELTLT; from the coding sequence ATGAGCAGAACCGGCGATGGCCAGCTCCGCGCCTTGCTGGTCGAGGACCTGTCGACTCAGCGCGTCCGCCTGGTCTCGGCGCTCCAGGCGGATGGGGACATCGCCGTCGACTGCCTGTCGACCTCCGATGACGCGGTTGAGCGAGTCGAGGCCACCCGGCCGGACGTGGTGATCCTCGATCTGAGTTCCACAGACGGCCATCCGACACACACGATCGAGCAGATCATGGCGCACATCCCCACGCCCATCCTGGTGCTGTCGACCCGCATCCATGATCGCCAATCCCCGTCAGCTGTCGATGCGCTCGTTGCCGGGGCACTCGATGCGCTGCCCCGACCCGATCAGTGGTCCGCCGAACTCGGCGTCGAACTCCGCAGGGCGGTCCGGCAGCTCAGCAAAGTGCCGGTGATCCGTCACCCCCGTGGCAACCGAGGCTCCGCGCCCCGACGGCCAGGGGTGCGGACGCCGGCGGAGCAGCCGGTCATCGCCGTGGCCGCCTCGACCGGGGGACCGAGCGCGCTGGCCACCTTGCTTCCCGGCTTGGCCGGGCTCAACGCACCGGTCCTGGTCGTCCAGCATCTGCACCCGGACTTCACCCGCGGCCTGGTCGAATGGATGTCCCGCGTGTCCGCTCTACCAGTTCGGACCGCGGTCCATCAGGAGCTCGCCCGACCGGGACAGGTCTACTTCGCGCCGGGAGGCAGGCATCTGCGGTACGCGCCGAGCGGCCGGCTCCAGCTGTCGGAGAGTCCCAAGACGGCCCACACGCCTTCTGCCGACGAACTGTTCGTATCCATCGCGGAAAGCGCCGGGCGGTCGGCGATCGGTGTGCTCCTGACCGGCATGGGCGAGGACGGAGCCCTCGGGCTGTTGGAGATACGCCGGCGCGGAGGCCGCACGCTGGCTCAGGACGAGGCCAGCTCGACGGTCTTCGGTATGCCCAGAGCGGCCGCCCGCTTGGGCGCGGTCAGCGAACTGCTGCCGATCGAGAAAATGGCCGACGCGATCCAGCGAGCGGTTCGGGAGCTGACCCTGACGTGA
- a CDS encoding FAD-binding oxidoreductase, giving the protein MTVGPVAVIDDQQRPADVEAAAALMRDSAAERASVLISGAGSKLGWGGRVVAPDLKINTGRLDRLIDYRPGDMTVAVQAGMSLAVLQPILAEHGQWLAIDPPTETAGATIGGLLVSGDAGPCRLRHGTLRDLAIGCTLVLADGTIARAGGHVIKNVAGYDLTKLMYGSLGTLALVGEVVLRLSPLPAASRTISCALRPTGATRATAAVIGSGVEPSAVEWHGTPSHAGTLLVRLDGTGRTIESATAHVVAALREVGVDDLDIVSGSPSPDRGGAVLAEGRPGPSTVRIGVLPDQFPLISQTLEGLAARHELTAFLISSTGLGLHTVRLSGPIAGQAALIDELGTAVQRLDGTVALRDRDAELDRVRGTSAPMPQPPQTAALQRAVKDRFDPDHRLAPGRFTPWF; this is encoded by the coding sequence ATGACTGTCGGCCCGGTCGCCGTCATCGATGATCAGCAGCGCCCGGCTGACGTCGAAGCCGCGGCCGCCCTGATGCGTGACAGTGCAGCCGAGCGGGCGTCGGTATTGATCAGCGGCGCCGGCAGCAAACTCGGCTGGGGCGGTCGGGTGGTCGCGCCGGATCTCAAGATCAACACCGGCCGGCTCGATCGGCTCATCGACTACCGGCCCGGCGACATGACAGTTGCTGTGCAGGCCGGCATGTCGCTGGCTGTGCTGCAACCGATCCTGGCCGAACACGGGCAATGGCTGGCCATCGACCCGCCCACCGAGACGGCCGGGGCGACGATCGGCGGCTTGCTCGTCTCGGGTGACGCCGGTCCATGCCGACTGCGGCACGGCACGCTGCGAGACCTCGCGATCGGCTGCACCCTGGTACTGGCCGACGGCACGATCGCCCGCGCCGGTGGCCACGTGATCAAGAACGTCGCGGGCTACGACCTCACGAAGCTGATGTACGGCTCACTGGGGACACTGGCGCTGGTCGGCGAGGTCGTGCTCCGGCTGAGTCCACTCCCCGCGGCGAGTCGTACGATCAGCTGCGCGCTGCGCCCGACTGGCGCCACCAGGGCGACTGCCGCGGTGATCGGATCCGGCGTCGAACCGAGCGCCGTCGAATGGCACGGTACTCCCTCCCATGCCGGAACCCTGCTGGTCCGGCTTGACGGAACAGGACGGACGATCGAAAGCGCCACCGCACACGTCGTAGCAGCACTGCGAGAGGTTGGGGTCGACGACCTGGACATCGTGTCCGGAAGCCCGTCACCCGACCGAGGAGGCGCAGTGCTCGCCGAAGGGCGCCCCGGACCATCGACCGTCCGGATCGGCGTGCTTCCCGATCAGTTTCCGTTGATCAGCCAGACGCTTGAGGGGCTGGCTGCCCGCCACGAATTGACCGCCTTCTTGATCAGCAGTACCGGACTCGGCCTGCACACTGTCCGGCTGTCCGGCCCGATCGCAGGACAAGCGGCACTGATCGACGAACTGGGGACAGCCGTGCAGCGGCTGGACGGGACCGTCGCGCTGCGCGATCGCGATGCTGAGCTTGATCGCGTACGCGGGACCTCCGCGCCGATGCCGCAGCCACCGCAGACCGCCGCCTTGCAACGGGCCGTCAAAGACCGTTTCGATCCCGATCATCGGCTGGCCCCCGGCCGCTTCACCCCCTGGTTCTGA
- a CDS encoding FAD-linked oxidase C-terminal domain-containing protein: MTDAVGLKAYECDGLTAFRMRPALVVLAESTQDVATAVRICGRYGVSFVPRGAGTGLSGGALPGPDSVVISTARMRKVLAIDADNRRMTVQPGMANIAVSAAAEPYGLYFAPDPSSQIVCSVGGNVAENSGGAHCLKYGFTTNHVYAVTVVTPSGEVVRLGGNSADPIGPDLLGVFIGSEGTLGTVTEIVVRLLVRPIAVRTLVADFATAEQAADAVSGLVSHGVIPAAVEMLDQLAISAVETATHAGYSRDAGAALVIEVDGFAAAVGEEFEIAERLCRDNHATGIRIAQTSRERDLIWKGRKSAFAAMGRISPAYLVQDGVIPRTRLAEVLTRIDELASSAALRVANVFHAGDGNLHPLVLFDSDDPEETERAEGLSTDIAELCVAFGGSLSGEHGIGADKACSMPTMFSADDLDTMKRVRVAFDPYGLANPDKIFPTPRLCGEKSGKYRPHPLETSGLIGRG, translated from the coding sequence GTGACAGACGCGGTCGGACTGAAGGCATACGAGTGCGACGGGCTGACCGCTTTCCGGATGCGTCCGGCGCTGGTCGTCCTGGCCGAATCCACGCAGGACGTCGCCACCGCGGTCAGGATCTGTGGCCGGTACGGCGTCAGCTTCGTCCCGCGTGGCGCGGGCACCGGCCTGTCGGGCGGCGCGCTCCCCGGGCCGGACAGCGTCGTGATCAGCACCGCCCGGATGCGCAAGGTGCTGGCGATCGACGCCGACAACCGGCGGATGACCGTCCAGCCCGGGATGGCCAACATTGCCGTGTCGGCCGCCGCCGAACCGTACGGGCTCTACTTCGCGCCAGACCCGTCGAGCCAGATCGTCTGCAGCGTCGGCGGAAACGTCGCCGAGAACAGCGGCGGCGCGCATTGCCTGAAGTACGGCTTCACCACCAACCACGTCTACGCCGTGACCGTGGTGACACCATCCGGCGAAGTCGTACGGCTTGGTGGTAATTCGGCAGATCCGATCGGCCCCGATCTGCTCGGCGTGTTCATCGGATCCGAGGGAACGCTGGGCACCGTCACCGAGATCGTCGTCAGGTTGCTGGTCCGCCCCATCGCGGTCCGGACCCTGGTGGCCGACTTCGCGACCGCCGAACAGGCGGCCGACGCGGTCAGCGGCCTGGTCTCGCACGGCGTCATCCCTGCTGCGGTCGAGATGCTCGATCAACTGGCGATCTCGGCCGTGGAGACGGCCACCCATGCCGGCTACAGCCGTGACGCCGGCGCAGCGCTGGTTATCGAGGTCGACGGATTCGCGGCGGCCGTTGGTGAGGAGTTCGAGATCGCCGAACGGCTCTGCCGGGACAATCACGCCACCGGCATCAGGATCGCGCAGACCTCGCGCGAACGTGACCTGATCTGGAAGGGCCGCAAGTCTGCGTTCGCCGCCATGGGCCGGATCAGTCCCGCGTATCTGGTGCAGGACGGCGTCATTCCACGAACCCGGTTGGCCGAAGTGCTGACCCGCATCGACGAACTGGCGAGCTCGGCCGCCCTGCGGGTTGCCAACGTCTTCCATGCCGGGGACGGAAACCTGCACCCCCTGGTGCTCTTCGACTCCGACGACCCCGAGGAGACCGAACGCGCCGAAGGTCTCTCCACAGACATCGCCGAGCTCTGTGTGGCCTTCGGTGGATCACTCAGTGGAGAACATGGCATCGGCGCGGACAAGGCCTGCTCGATGCCCACGATGTTCTCCGCCGACGACCTGGACACGATGAAGCGGGTCCGGGTTGCCTTCGACCCCTACGGGCTTGCCAACCCGGACAAGATCTTTCCGACCCCGCGGCTGTGCGGTGAGAAGTCGGGCAAGTATCGACCGCATCCGTTGGAGACCTCCGGCCTGATCGGACGCGGCTGA